The sequence CGGGTCGACATCGACGTCGAGGGCGGCTGTATCTCTGTCTACAACAACGGAGAGGGCATACCCGTTGAGATCGACCAGGAGGAGGGCGTCTACCTGCCTGAGGTGTTCTTCGGCCATCTCATCTCTAGCAGGGACTACTATGGCAACGAGCGGAAGACCACCGGCAGGCGGAATGGCTACGGCGTGAAACTCACCAACATCTTCTCGAGGGAGTACGTCATCGAGATCGCTGATGGGCGCCGGCAGAAGAAGTACAAGCAGGTGAGACTGAGCGTTTTACAGTTTGATATTTTGCTTTTCGATGTGCCATGTGAGATTGCAATTACGTGCGTTTGGTTGTGACCACACCAGAGTTCAGAATCTGGTGACAATGGGGTGCGAGACCGTAGTTCTTTTCTTTTATAGACCATACGTGGACCTTGCTGATAGTAGATTGGAGTATCTGCGCTGTTTAAACGGGCAAAACGGATGAAAAAAATTGCAGGGTCAGTCCAAAATTGCTCGTCTGTATGACCTGACTGCATAAGTTTTCAGTTAGCTTTACCGTGAAGACACATATCTAATTTAAAACTGACATGACGACACATATCTAATTTGAACTGAGTATTAGGTTTGTAGAGGGTACGCTCAATATTAACTAATTTCCCTTGTACATTACAACTGTAGGTTTAGTACATTCTTGAGGCCCAGCCACCCAATTCACCAAGTGGAGTAAATAGCACTGGCGGTCTATGAACTTGCACTGCGGGTGCACTTTAGTCACACAACTTGCAAACCGGAAGAACCCGTCACAGAACTTGCATTGCGGGTGCAATCAAGTCACATGCGCCAGCTGAACCGCGCCGACGCACGGTTTTCTCAGTACTTTTGCAGAAAAGTCCTTCGCGATATTGTTTGAGGGCCGTATTGCAATCTCTGTAGATTTATAACCGAATCGAACCATAGTTCCCAAATCGAAACCAAATCCCTAGTTCTCGTCTCTCCTCtcacacctacggcggcggcagatgggcggcggcggtggtgacggCAGCGAGAGCTCGAGCGGTGGCGGCTTTCCTGGCTGGAGTTGTTCCTCCTCCCTCGCCGGAAGTAGCCGTGGTGCCGCCATCATCATGGCGGACAGTATGGCAGGCGGCAGCTCGGAGAGCGTGGCACTGGCCAGCCGCGTCGTCGCCGGCGTCCGCGATGGCAGGTCTCCGGCGCCCGCTGTGGCATGGCCTCGCATCCGGGACTCATGTTTGTTTCCTCAAGAGGTGTGGCAGCGGGGCAAGCCGGAGTTGCGGCCGGAGTGCGGGCGGGTTGTCATCGCTCGCACTGCTGGCATGGCGGCTCTCGAGGGAGATTTCTATGGCCGTGTCCTGTACGCCACCATCATTGGACAGCCGCGGAGCGTGGTGACGCCGGAGGCACTAGCGGCGGCGATGGAGTCTCACTGTGCTGTTCGACGGACGACAACCAAGGTGGAGGTCACTTGCCCACCATTCCATTTTTTCGTTCGCTTCGAGTCGACAGATGATTGCACTCGTGTGGTGCACGCGTCGGAGCAGCTTCGTTGTTGTGGCAGCAGGATTTCTTTTCAGCGCTGGTCAAGCTTCTCGCGTGGCAAGCCGGGGGAGCTCAAGTACAAGACGTTGCTGAGTTTGGAGGGGTTGCCGGAGGAGGCTTGGGATCCACACACCGTCAACCTGGTGCTCGCCGGTGTCGACGGCGAGCTCATTGACATGCTCCCGGCCACCGACAAGTGGGTGTTGCTGGTGACCGCGTGGCTGCGCAACCCTTCAGGTGTGCCAAACGTGCTCACCGTGGCTGTTCCTGCACCTCCTACGGGGCCATGGAAGCCAGACTCCGACGACGAGAACACACATTCACCGCCGGCTCCAAATGAACGTGCCATCAATACAAATGATTGGCCTGCAGCCCTTCAGCCAACCTATTTTACAAGCTGCCAAACTTAAGTAGCAAGTACTAAATAGGCCATTCTCTAGGTTCAGATAGAAAGATGACCCTGGATTGCTATGTCTTACTTCCTCTGCATATCTCCAAAGCAATGAGTACTGCTTCACCTCATCCCCACGCACAACTTCCAATGCTGCTTTCCTAGCTCTCCCTAGCTTGTGCCTGCTAACTTCCATGTTGAATTTCTTCCTGACTTTTCTTGAAAAGGTAGACAGTGAAATCTTGTCATTGTCTCTGAACTTCTCTACATATTTATTGGCAAGAAAAGGGGCTGTTAGTTCCTTCACATCCCAAACTTTTTCACATGTATGCTCTCCAACATAAGTCTTTACAAGGAAGGACTGTGTCCTGTTGTCATTGACAGCCACAAGCTTCCAAGGGCAACCCTCAGAACACACAACCTCAAACCTttgcttgttatttcttttcttcttaatTTGCACCCTGTTCTTTACTGCATATTGTGCTACAACTTTCCTAAGTAGATCCACTGAATCAAATACCATTCCTAGCTTGAACTGAGGGTTTTCCATGTCAACAGAAGGGTTAAATGTTTTAAACCTATATATAGgtttctccttctttttctttgCCTTGTACTCCTCATCATCGGAGTCACTTTTATGTCTTTTCTCCAAGTCATCCTCTTCTGGCAGTTGCAGATCATCCTCATGAACATCATCTGACCTAGGAACATGCCTATATTCAGCTCCTATGTTTTTGCCCTTCTCAACCATAGCATCATGCACAACATCATCTACATTCTTATCATAGTCCTTATCATCCTGCTCCTCCATTCCATAATCACTGTCGTACCAAGTAGGATCAATGTCTGAATCACAATCGTACTCTTCTTCTGAAACTTCTGAATTCTCTGACACATCTGATTTTTCTTGGCCCTCTGACCCATCTGCATCTGCTTGTTGCTCTACAGTAGATGCATTTTCTGAACTACCTGCCACTGTCTCTGATTTCATCTTCCTAATCTTCTCTGTGCTAAAAGGGCTCATTATAACTGTAGGTAGTGCATGGGAACCTTTAATTGcaatgtcatcttcctcctcttgatCATGTTCTCTGATATGTTTAACAAACAGAACCAGTACCTTGGAGTACACAGATGCTCTAGCCATCTTTAAACAGTCATTTTCCAAGTTAATTTCCACCACATCTGCAAGAGTTTTACCAGGTGGGCACCATAGCATAATTTTCTCCTCATCAGGATAATTAAGTTGTGCTAGCATATAGCAGATCACATCAGTACATAGTGTATTCCTGTCCAGGTTGTCAAACCATGTTATCTTCTCATCCAAATATGTCAGATTCACTCCTTTTCCCGCAAAAAACCCACCATGATGCACCTCCACACTGAATTTCACCGTATCATATCCTACATTTGCAAAGTGGACTGATTGTGAGCGGAGGCAATATGAACTAACCCTAGGATGCAGCCCAACATACAAAAAGAGGTACCAACCATGTAAAGTACCTAGTACTGCACATCTCAGACCTAAAACTAGTTAGATGCACCACCAGTATTTCATCTATTGCATGAAGGAGAAAACCCTAACTAAAATTGGGCGAGGGGGAAACTAACCATAAGTCGGACCCCCGTGCCATTCAGTGCGAAGAACCGGCAACTCCACCGTCGGATGGAACACCATCTGGACCGGCACCCTGTCCGCCGACGATCTCCATGACGGCGCGGTGCCGCCTGTCTCCTCTCCCATCGGCAACGAACAAAGGCAGCAAGAGAAAACAGAGGAGTGTTTCAATGCGGCATTGCTTGAGACTTCAGGGGGCTATCTGCAAAAAAAGCGGCCATCACGTGCGACGCGTGTGAACTGAAATCAGAGAAAACCAGGTGTCGGCGCGGTTCAGCTGGCGCGTGTGACTTGATTGCACCCGCAATGCAAGTTCTGTGACGGGTTCTTCCGGTTTGCAAGTTGTGTGACTAAAGTGCACCCGCAGTGCAAGTTCATAGACCGCCAGTGCTATTTACTCCACCAAGTGCATGATATATCACGAGTTCATGACTTTCCTCCTTAAATGCTTGTGCAGGTTTTCTATGAAAACATGGGGAAGAAGTCAGAGCCTGAGATTAAAAAGTGCGAGCAGTCTGAGAACTGGACCAGAGTTACCTTCAAGCCTGATCTTGCCAAGTTCAACATGACCGAGCTCGACAATGATGTTGTGGCACTCATGAGGAAGAGAGTAGTCGATATGGCGGGCACCCTTGGCAAAACCGTGAAGGTTGAGTTGAATGGTCAGAAGGTAGCAGCAAAAAGCTTCTCCGACTACGTGCAACTCTATACTTACCCTGCTTCCAAAGAAGGACCCGATCTACCAAGGTTTGGCATAGTTTTTCTGGGTTTGTGTGTGTCCATGAAAAGCTCTGACAAGTACTATTTCCGATCATCCAAATTTGTTTTTCTTTCAGAATCTACCAGAAGGTAAATGATCACTGGGAGGTGTGTGTGAGTCTAAGTGAAGGCCAGTTTCAGCAGGTTAGTGTGGGCTAGTTTCCTGTACAGCTCCGTTGTAGCGTGTTGTTACAGGTATACCTCAGATATTTTGTTTGGATTGCAGGTCATTTTTGTAAATGGAATTGCGACCATAAGAGGTGGAACTCATGTTGACTATGTTGCAGACCAAATCGCCAACTATTTGAGGGGCATTGTAAACAGGAAAAACAAGCACGCTAACATGAATTTGGATACTGCAAATCGCTACCTATGGGTATTTGTTAATGCTCTCATTGAAGACCCTGCCTTTGATTCACCGACCAAAGAGACCTTGATCACTCGTCAGGGGAAGTTTGGGTCCAAGTGTGAGCTCTCCGAAGTTTTTCTTAAGAAGGGTATGTGATAAGTTAATATTTGGTATCCTTGATTTGTCTATTGTGGCTGCAGCACTAATGCTCATGTTCATTTCTTACAATTGCAGTCGCTTGCTCTGGTGTTGTCACCAATCTCTGTTTTTTGGCCGAGTCTAAACTAAGCAAGGACGACAATCTGGATTCTCTCCCACATTCATCTACTCCTATGCAACATGATAGAGAAACCAAGAAACGTGACCATGACGATGTGTTCCTTGAGCGATACCTAAAACTGAAGCTGGAAGAAATTGATCAGTTTGCTGCAATTGAGGAGAGGAAGCTGGAGCATCCATGCAGCATTACCAAGTGTATCACAACAATCGAAAAGTTACAAGGTCTGCAAGTAGGTGATATTTTAGTGGCAGCAGATATCTTCAAAAGTAAGAAGAATAGGGAACTTTTCTTATCCTTCTCTACAGATGCTCTTCGGTTGGCTTGGGTTAAAAGGGAGATTGTGCGCAGCCAATTGCGGTCACGCATTAGTGAAGCTTTTATCCAGTAGGTAGCAATACTTTTGGTCTGTTTAATCAGTCGTAGTGGCCCAGATGGCAAATATTTATTTTGGTAGTACCTAGATGGCGGAACTTTCATTGTGGTGGCTTCATATGTAAGATTCATATATCATGTCAAGGCGTGAGAAAATAATTTACATCAACAAATAATGTGTCAAGTAATGGTAATGAACTTGCATCTCATATTACATTTTCTGAGGACTTTGTGTTATGTATTGAACCCACATCTGCTATAGCATCCCCTTTTGATTTCTGACTTCTCTggagtaattaaatgcatgaatatcTCCATTATAGTTGTGGTCTCCGTTTGGTACAGCAACAATCCTTTGTAGATGAATGTGGAGCATTGTTTGGGCTAGGACATCTCTCCATTATGCAGTCGCGTGAAATTATGAATAACACAAGCAGCAACAGATATGCAATCTTTTTGTGAACCGAGTAATGTGAAATGTTGCATACATGCAACATGAAACAACTTTTAGTATAGGAATATTTTTCAGCATACCAATAGTCCTCTAAATATAATTTCAAAGTTGTGGATTGCGAAGGTTGAATAGTTCCTGGTCATCGTTTGGGCTTCTGACGAGCCCTTGTTCTTGTAACTGATATCTAGTAAAAATTGTGGCGTGATTGTATATAGCCAACATCTACAAGATAAAATTTACCAGGAGGTACTTCAAAACCACGGTTAAGTACATTTTGTAGAACCCTTGGATCTGAAGCCGACCCATGGACACCAATTGAAAATGTCAAGTGTTTGAACCATATCCTGTTTCCCCCTCGAGCCATCCGCATCATCAACCTCTAAATTGTTACTATAATTTAAATTCTCACCTAAATGCTCTTCGTTCTACTAGTTTTTAAGTGAAAAAAGAGGCTCTTCAGTATCATTATCCTACCGACGTCCCAAGCACCACACTGATGCTAGATATATTTAAAGAAATAACAGAAATAGGCATACTCTTCTTTTCCAAGAACTAGGCATACTTGATGATCTAGTTTAAGTAAAGTATATAGATTCTTGCACTGTGCCATGTGCATTGCGCTGCCCATGTAGCTCATTACATTGAAGATCAAGTCGCTCATTGCATCGAAGATCCTCCTTGTGTGGTAGGTCGAAGCAAACTTCTCTGTCTCACCAACAGCTTTGCCTATAGCTTCCGGTGAATACCCATAACAAAGCATCACCTTGTACTAGTGTCGTGGAGCCATTGGTGTCGAcgttctaggaacaggggtccccagacatgcctgcctgcggcccgcggcgtgaatcctccagtggcccagtacggtccGTCTTCGTCAACcaatactcaagaccctcgcgaggggtcaagcctcgcggggcggacggcacAAGGCCTCTTCAGGAGCGGCCtgaccaggcaggctcgtgagggaggcagagagatcaaggcaaggggtacctcgtgaggttcccgtgacgcaagccatgatgaccaaggctaggcgggcggcagcgcgcgtagtgtcctcgtttcccctttggtgctaagggggcaaacacaggcgcagagtaccgaggcatcaggcaaaggtttccatatcggtgcaacaaaaccaagaccagcaggacgacaggacggaggtcatcgtggagcccaagacggcgtcaccaccagtgtCTTTGAcatgcgaagaccacctttagtcaggatagcttgtactagctgtcccctttcaaattggccgttgttggatcccttcccgctcaatatttgggaagaggaccagggcctctataaatagggctagccaccacagtaggagggagaTCGATCTCATCTCGACCGAGACCAGAACAAGTAGAAtacacaccagctcaagaacacccctcctcaggaggctgttcttcccttgtactattcatcatcagcccaagaggcaatccaccaccaccacacaggagtagggtattacaccacaacggtggcccgaacttgtataaatcttgtgtctcttgtgttgtgagttcatcgagctaagcttagggatcgcggcgaggctgagagcgtgATTCgttagggggaaatcttcgtgcgcaccccagtgttcgaacctcaagggttttcccAGCACcataaatccgacatttggcgcgccaggtaggggtgtgccggaactTTCTTTCGGCCGACCCTCACTCCGCCAACACCGTGCTTCACCCTCATGGCGGGCATCGCGCCTCTGGCCCCGGCGATCGGTACAagtgctggggccagggggcttcgagccttggcccccgccttgcggcgggtgcggtggccgcctaagttcaagccagagatgccaccgcgctaTGACGGCACGGCAAACGAGGTGGCtttcttgctggcgtacgaggaggccgtccttaaggccgggggcgacgacagggtcatggccaactggcttcccatggccctcaccggcgtcccgcgcgcttggttgctcaacctgccggcatcttctgtggcctcctgggaggagctgcgcgacctcttcctcgcccactacgtagcgccggcgcccccggtcgtcgcagctctcctgggccaTTCTTTCGCCAGATCAGCACCATCCTCGCAcggcaaggagctcccccgggttgggtggcgcccaaggccgacctgaccttcgactcagaagatcaccccgtcaccaccacctgctcgggtgcgctcccgatgctctacATGCCCACCATcttccaggtggccgtcaccaaaaccctcatcgacggcggtgccggcctcaacgtgctctcggtggaggccttcagcctcctccacgtaacgccggagcggctccaacccagcaagcccttctcaggcgtCGGGGGCGGTTCCTCCAGttccctagggcagatccgccttcccgtgaccttcgacactcgcgacaactactgcacggagctggtcgacttcgacattgctCACATCGGCCTCcagtacaacgccatccttggataccctgccctggctcagttcatggcagcaatccatccggcctacaacctcgtGAAGATGCCCGGAAGCAAGGGCGTCCTCGCCATAGccggagataccaaggaggctcttatggtgctcaagcttgccctcaagtcCGCCGTGGCGGCACAGCCCGCCGACACGGacgcctccaaggccaaggaagctacaccgaccaaaaagaagcagttgttcacccaggataaggcggagaccaagcaggcgccagttgaggaagacgggtcctcgggagccaccttcaccataggtgccggcctcgaccccgaccaagaggaggcgttggtgaggttcttgcgctcgAACAAtgaggtgttcgcatgggaacccaagcagctagcgagggtcccaagggaggtgattgagcatcacctgaatgtgtgccccaatgtacgccctgtgaagcagaaggcgaggcggtagtccaccaagaagcaggccttcatcgtccaagaaacccgcaaccTGGAGGCAACATGagttattcgcgaggttcgctacccggaat comes from Triticum aestivum cultivar Chinese Spring chromosome 5B, IWGSC CS RefSeq v2.1, whole genome shotgun sequence and encodes:
- the LOC123110468 gene encoding DNA topoisomerase 2, translating into MAAAPTNPALKPISIVASGAKETTEEVYRAKTQLEYILLRPDTHVGSVAKHTQMICVYEEGGMVERRVTYVPALYKIFDEILVNAADNKRRDPSMDSLRVDIDVEGGCISVYNNGEGIPVEIDQEEGVYLPEVFFGHLISSRDYYGNERKTTGRRNGYGVKLTNIFSREYVIEIADGRRQKKYKQVFYENMGKKSEPEIKKCEQSENWTRVTFKPDLAKFNMTELDNDVVALMRKRVVDMAGTLGKTVKVELNGQKVAAKSFSDYVQLYTYPASKEGPDLPRIYQKVNDHWEVCVSLSEGQFQQVIFVNGIATIRGGTHVDYVADQIANYLRGIVNRKNKHANMNLDTANRYLWVFVNALIEDPAFDSPTKETLITRQGKFGSKCELSEVFLKKVACSGVVTNLCFLAESKLSKDDNLDSLPHSSTPMQHDRETKKRDHDDVFLERYLKLKLEEIDQFAAIEERKLEHPCSITKCITTIEKLQGLQVGDILVAADIFKSKKNRELFLSFSTDALRLAWVKREIVRSQLRSRISEAFIQ